The following proteins are encoded in a genomic region of Drosophila willistoni isolate 14030-0811.24 chromosome 3R, UCI_dwil_1.1, whole genome shotgun sequence:
- the LOC6647989 gene encoding ubiquitin carboxyl-terminal hydrolase 36, producing the protein MSSQTKLEQQQQQQQHSKPILSPTRSLDEGFESDPDRVSTDSEHQTSGTTNNNNNNSNTNNASKLAQLSSAATGGNLTSEKPTTTTTPQTTSSTSRVGGGGVVGALALAPPQLQRREYFSKDQTLVQVPQQVGMAKARHQPHQSHQPAAPQRLQYQKQRQPLVPSAASTVHNHRLTTAAAAATSGTGNGNGAGVLTGPRRGRRFHMSTSHHQHHHHPNNGPGRSGLRSHSVDAIARHRHGYDPSSLILKHDGNGNVSASNTNPGNSRMLNYKTSAGGSAAGTAAAVAAAAAGGGHQALLVQPISSATLSPLVAVAGVVDVGMGDNGTPSPVIASSTHSLYTFYPAEGNLQVWQTDSGDLTYKSSRNMHQLHKAPVCWTQSIPRQARR; encoded by the coding sequence ATGTCGTCGCAAACGAAactggagcagcagcagcagcagcagcagcactcCAAGCCTATACTGAGTCCAACACGATCCCTTGATGAAGGTTTCGAAAGTGATCCGGATCGGGTTTCCACAGATTCAGAACATCAAACAAGTGGAactaccaacaacaacaacaacaacagtaacacTAACAATGCCAGCAAGTTGGCTCAGCTTAGTTCGGCGGCCACGGGCGGGAATCTGACGTCGGAGaagccaacaacaacgacaacaccACAAACAACATCCTCAACGTCAAGAGTTGGAGGTGGCGGCGTGGTAGGAGCCTTAGCTTTGGCTCCCCCTCAACTCCAGAGACGAGAATATTTCAGCAAGGATCAAACTCTAGTTCAGGTTCCACAACAAGTGGGCATGGCCAAGGCACGTCATCAGCCTCATCAGTCTCATCAGCCGGCGGCACCACAGCGTCTTCAATATCAAAAGCAACGTCAACCCTTAGTGCCCAGTGCCGCCTCAACGGTTCACAATCATCGCCTGACcacagcagctgcagctgcaaCCTCGGGAACTGGCAATGGAAATGGAGCTGGAGTGTTAACAGGACCACGTCGTGGTCGTCGTTTCCACATGTCCACATcccatcatcagcatcatcatcatccaaaTAATGGACCAGGACGTTCCGGCTTACGTTCGCATTCGGTAGATGCCATAGCACGTCATCGTCATGGCTACGATCCCAGCAGCTTGATTCTGAAACAcgatggcaatggcaatgtaTCGGCCAGTAACACAAATCCTGGCAACAGTCGTATGCTCAACTATAAGACATCAGCGGGCGGCAGTGCTGCAGGAACAGCTGCCGCAGTGGCCGCTGCAGCCGCCGGTGGCGGTCATCAGGCTTTGCTTGTCCAGCCCATATCCAGCGCCACTCTATCGCCATTGGTGGCTGTGGCCGGTGTCGTCGATGTGGGAATGGGCGACAATGGTACACCATCGCCGGTGATTGCCTCATCGACGCACAGTCTATACACATTTTATCCAGCCGAAGGCAATTTGCAGGTGTGGCAAACCGATAGCGGCGACTTGACATATAAATCATCAAGGAATATGCATCAATTGCACAAGGCTCCTGTTTGCTGGACACAATCCATACCCAGGCAGGCCAGAAGGTAA